In Haliaeetus albicilla chromosome 2, bHalAlb1.1, whole genome shotgun sequence, a single genomic region encodes these proteins:
- the MC3R gene encoding melanocortin receptor 3, with product MNTTHFAFSFQPVLLNVTEDFNDSTLSNRSSDGFCEQVFIKAEVFLTLGIISLLENILVILAVLKNGNLHSPMYFFLCSLAVADMLVSMSNALETIMIAILSNGYLIIDDHFIQHMDNVFDSMICISLVASICNLLVIAIDRYITIFYALRYHSIMTVKKALTLIVVIWIACIICGIIFIAYSESKTVIVCLITMFFTMLFLMASLYVHMFLFARLHVKRIAALPVDGVPYQRTCMKGAVTITILLGVFIVCWAPFFLHLILIISCPMNPYCICYTSHFNTYLVLIMCNSVIDPLIYAFRSLEMRKTFKEIVCCCYGMSVGQCML from the coding sequence ATGAATACCACACactttgccttttcatttcagcCTGTGCTGCTTAATGTCACTGAAGACTTCAATGACTCAACTCTGAGCAACAGAAGCAGCGATGGATTTTGTGAGCAGGTCTTCATAAAAGCTGAGGTCTTCTTGACTTTAGGGATCATCAGCCTCCTGGAAAACATCCTTGTCATTCTTGCAGTGCTGAAGAATGGAAACCTACATTCTCCCAtgtatttcttcctttgtaGCTTGGCTGTGGCAGATATGTTAGTGAGCATGTCAAATGCCTTGGAGACTATCATGATTGCCATCCTGAGCAACGGCTATTTGATCATTGATGACCACTTTATTCAGCATATGGACAATGTTTTTGACTCAAtgatttgtatttctttggTAGCCTCAATTTGCAACCTCTTGGTTATAGCCATTGACAGGTACATAACTATTTTCTATGCTCTCCGTTACCACAGCATCATGACTGTGAAGAAAGCTTTAACCCTGATTGTGGTCATTTGGATTGCTTGTATCATCTGTGGCATCATATTCATTGCCTactcagaaagcaaaactgtcATTGTCTGTCTCATCACCATGTTCTTTACCATGCTCTTTCTCATGGCGTCCCTCTATGTTCACATGTTCTTGTTTGCACGCCTGCACGTTAAGCGGATTGCAGCCCTCCCCGTGGATGGGGTGCCCTACCAGCGTACCTGCATGAAGGGAGCTGTCACCATCACTATATTACTTGGTGTCTTCATTGTTTGCTGGGCACCTTTCTTCCTTCACCTCATTCTCATCATTTCTTGCCCAATGAATCCATACTGCATCTGCTACACTTCACACTTCAATACCTATCTGGTCTTGATAATGTGCAACTCAGTAATTGATCCACTCATTTATGCTTTCCGGAGTCTGGAGATGAGAAAGACTTTCAAAGAAATAGTGTGTTGCTGTTACGGCATGAGTGTGGGACAGTGCATGCTGTAA